From the genome of Miscanthus floridulus cultivar M001 chromosome 10, ASM1932011v1, whole genome shotgun sequence, one region includes:
- the LOC136485569 gene encoding uncharacterized protein, whose protein sequence is MKLKHAWDVWGEWEIRVLVLSSLALQVFLLFAGGLRKRVAEWWLRMPLWLAYLLADYVAIYALGNLSQNQKLCDGSRDAEMHVLVFWAPFLILHLGGQDTITAFAVEDNELWLRHLLSLVSQVVLAGYVYWKSRPGVRLMVPAIVMFVAGVTKYGERTLALRAASMGSLRSSMLTPPDPGPNYAKFVEECQSRRDAGLVAKIVIVPERPPDDDARVEVKRVAYSDLVYSAHRLFHTFRRLFVDLILSFQDRIDSLAFFRKLEMEQAFKVVEIELVLMYESLHSKAPVIHGWLGRGLRVFTLAAPVVSLVLFARAAGEMRGYGYASVDVDISYVLLGGAVFLETYAILLMVISPWTYADLRASERLRPAAKVVFWLIEFFQPETRPRWSDQMSQYNLLSYCLRDERRWYKALMEWLEWRWNIRVKTMWDSWRYTKKIAVSEPLKRLVFEQLKSKASSTMDPKSYRKLGEHRGQWALQRKGLYQQLGWSVDCEFDESILLWHIATDLCFYASQDGIGSGGDALPALSREISSYMLFLLVMRPFMMTASIGQIRFGDTCAEAKSFFRRADEASDEAGCAARLRAVDTSIAEPRDVKGDRSKSVLFQACKLARQLLELEGATEAKRWRLVASVWVEMLCYAAGKCGGSAHARQLSQGGELLTVVWLLMAHFGVGDQYRVESGHARAKLVVDT, encoded by the coding sequence ATGAAGCTGAAGCATGCCTGGGACGTATGGGGGGAGTGGGAGATCCGCGTGCTGGTCCTCTCCAGCCTCGCCCTGCAGGTCTTCCTCCTCTTCGCCGGCGGCCTGCGCAAGCGCGTCGCCGAGTGGTGGCTGCGCATGCCGCTCTGGCTGGCATACCTGCTCGCCGACTACGTCGCCATCTACGCGCTAGGCAACCTATCCCAGAACCAGAAGCTCTGCGACGGGTCCCGGGACGCCGAGATGCACGTGCTCGTCTTCTGGGCCCCGTTCCTCATCCTCCACCTCGGCGGCCAGGACACCATCACCGCGTTCGCCGTCGAGGACAACGAGCTCTGGCTGCGCCACTTGCTCAGCCTCGTGTCGCAGGTCGTCCTCGCCGGGTACGTCTACTGGAAGTCGCGCCCGGGCGTCCGGCTCATGGTCCCGGCGATCGTCATGTTCGTGGCCGGCGTGACCAAGTACGGCGAGCGGACGCTGGCGCTCCGGGCGGCGAGCATGGGCAGCCTGCGCAGCTCCATGCTGACGCCGCCGGACCCGGGCCCCAACTACGCCAAGTTCGTGGAGGAGTGCCAGTCGAGGAGGGACGCCGGGCTGGTGGCCAAGATCGTCATCGTGCCGGAGAGGCCTCCCGACGACGACGCCCGCGTCGAGGTGAAGCGGGTGGCGTACAGCGACCTGGTGTACAGCGCGCACCGGCTCTTCCACACCTTCCGCCGCCTCTTCGTAGACCTCATCCTCAGCTTCCAGGACCGCATCGACAGCCTCGCCTTCTTCCGGAAGCTGGAGATGGAGCAGGCGTTCAAGGTCGTGGAGATCGAGCTGGTGCTCATGTACGAGTCCCTCCACTCCAAGGCCCCCGTGATCCACGGCTGGCTCGGCCGGGGCCTGCGCGTCTTCACCCTGGCCGCGCCCGTCGTGTCGCTCGTGCTCTTCGCGCGCGCCGCCGGCGAGATGCGAGGCTACGGCTACGCGAGCGTCGACGTCGACATCTCCTACGTGCTCCTGGGCGGCGCCGTCTTCCTGGAGACCTACGCCATCCTCCTGATGGTCATCTCCCCCTGGACGTACGCCGACCTGCGGGCCAGCGAGCGGCTCCGGCCGGCGGCGAAGGTGGTGTTCTGGCTCATCGAGTTCTTCCAGCCGGAGACGAGGCCGAGGTGGTCGGACCAGATGTCGCAGTACAACCTCCTCAGCTACTGCCTCAGGGACGAGCGCCGCTGGTACAAGGCGCTCATGGAGTGGCTGGAGTGGAGGTGGAACATCCGCGTGAAGACCATGTGGGACAGCTGGAGGTACACGAAGAAGATCGCCGTGTCGGAGCCGCTGAAGCGCCTCGTCTTCGAGCAGCTCAAGAGCAAGGCCAGCAGCACCATGGACCCCAAGAGCTACCGGAAGCTCGGCGAGCACCGCGGCCAGTGGGCGCTCCAGCGCAAGGGCCTGTACCAGCAGCTGGGCTGGAGCGTCGACTGCGAGTTCGACGAGAGCATCCTCCTCTGGCACATCGCCACCGACCTCTGCTTCTACGCGAGCCAAGACGGTATCGGCAGCGGCGGTGACGCTCTGCCGGCGCTGAGCAGGGAGATATCCAGCTACATGCTGTTCCTCCTGGTGATGCGCCCGTTCATGATGACGGCGAGCATCGGGCAGATCCGGTTCGGGGACACCTGCGCGGAGGCCAAGAGCTTCTTCCGGCGAGCCGACGAGGCCAGCGACGAGGCGGGGTGCGCGGCCAGGCTCCGGGCCGTGGACACGTCCATCGCCGAGCCGCGGGACGTGAAGGGGGACCGGAGCAAGTCGGTGCTGTTCCAGGCGTGCAAGCTCGCGAGGCAGCTGCTGGAGCTGGAGGGCGCCACGGAGGCCAAGCGCTGGCGGCTCGTCGCCAGCGTGTGGGTGGAGATGCTCTGCTACGCCGCGGGCAAGTGCGGCGGGAGCGCCCACGCCCGGCAGCTCAGCCAGGGCGGCGAGCTGCTCACCGTGGTGTGGCTGCTCATGGCGCACTTCGGCGTCGGCGACCAGTACAGGGTGGAGTCTGGCCACGCCAGGGCCAAGCTCGTCGTTGACACGTAA
- the LOC136487100 gene encoding uncharacterized protein yields MASLGRLKSAIFDREERKMQYQSHIRGLNAYDRHKKFMKDYVQFYGHEKNVDSSLPIKTDKDTLREGYRFILSEEDDMDSTWEKRLVKRYYDKLFKEYCIADMTQYKKGKIGLRWRTEKEVISGKGQFICGNRHCDEKHGLGSYEVNFSYVEAGEQKQALVKLVACKRCAEKLAYKRQKEKEKENELSGEKEIELKDSDKRKRKHEENDDTSEDEDEKYRRKKKDRSGASSRSSGNNDEGFEEYLEGMFPVI; encoded by the exons ATGGCGTCGCTGGGGCGGCTCAAGTCCGCCATCTTCGATAGGGAGGAGAGGAAGAT GCAGTACCAATCGCACATCCGCGGGCTCAACGCCTATGATCGCCATAAGAAGTTCATGAAGGATTATG TTCAGTTTTATGGCCATGAGAAAAATGTGGATAGTAGTTTGCCCATCAAAACTGATAAAGATACACTGAGAGAAGGATACAG GTTCATTCTTTCTGAGGAAGATGACATGGATTCAACTTGGGAGAAGAGGCTTGTCAAACGTTACTATGACAAGCTTTTTAAGGA GTATTGCATTGCTGACATGACCCAGTACAAAAAAGGCAAG ATTGGATTGAGATGGAGGACAGAAAAGGAGGTGATATCTGGCAAGG GGCAATTTATCTGTGGCAATAGGCATTGTGATGAAAAACATGGTCTAGGTAGTTATGAG GTCAATTTTTCTTATGTTGAAGCAGGGGAACAGAAACAAGCACTAGTGAAGTTGGTagcctgcaaaag ATGTGCAGAAAAGCTTGCTTATAAGAGGCAAAAGGAGAAAGAGAAGGAAAATGAGCTCTCTGGTGAAAAGGAAATTGAATTGAAAGACAGCGACAAGAGAAAGAG AAAACATGAGGAAAATGATGATACCTCAGAGGACGAGGACGAGAAAtatagaagaaagaaaaaag ATCGGAGTGGAGCTTCTTCAAGGAGTTCAGGGAATAATGACGAAGGCTTCGAGGAGTACCTCGAAGGTATGTTTCCCGTGATCTGA